Sequence from the Armatimonadota bacterium genome:
CCGCCACGAGCCTTTTCCCCCAGGCGGCGCAGGTCGCGGGCATCGCCTTCCCCGCGTTGCTCGACCGCCTGGTGGCGCTGGCGCTGCGCCGCCGCACCGTGCCCGCATCCGCCGGGGCCGTCCCGTGAGCGCCTCCACCCCGCCGCTGCCGCGCGTGGCCGTGACCCTGGGCGATCCCGCCGGCATCGGCCCCGAGATCGTCCTGCGCGCGGTGGCCGACCCCCGGGTGCAGTCGCGCGTGGTCGCCGTGGTCGTGGGCGACGCCCGGGTGCTGCAGCGGGCCGCCCAGGTCACCGGCGTGCATGTGCCGTTCGCGGAAGACGGGCCGGTCCGCCTGATCGACCTGGCCAACGTCGACCACCGGCTGCAGTGGGGGCGGGTGCAGGCCTCGGCGGGGGCGGCGGCGGGGCAGTTCGTCGAGCGCGCCGTGCAGGAGGCGCTGGCCCGCCGCGTCGACGCGCTGGCCACGGCCCCGATCAACAAGGAAGCGCTGTGGCGCGCGGGCTACCGCTATCCCGGCCACACCGAGATGCTCGGCGCGCTCACCGGGCGTCCCGACCCGCTGACGATGTTCCTGGTGCGCGTGCCCGGCGGGGAGAGGCGGGTGCTACGCATCTTCTTCCTCACGCGACACCTCGCGCTGCGCGAGGCCCTCGACCGGATCACGCGGGAGCGGATCGAGGCGATCCTGCCCCGCATGGACGCGGCGCTGCGCCGGATCGGGGTGGCGGCGCCGCGCCTGGCCGTGGCCGCCCTCAACCCGCACGCCGGGGAAGGCGGAGCGCTGGGGCGGGAAGAACAGGAGCAGATCGCGCCGGCGGTGGAGGCGGCGCGGCAGCGCGGGGTGCAGGTGGAGGGCCCCATCCCCGCGGACGCCGTCTTCGCCCAGGCCGCCGAGGGGCGGTACGACGCCGTCCTGGCCCTGTACCATGACCAGGGGCACATCGCCGCCAAGACCCTCGACTTCCACGGCACCGTGAGCGTGACCCTCGGCCTGCCCTTCATCCGCACCTCGGTGGACCACGGCACGGCCTTCGACATCGCCGGGCGAGGCGTCGCGCGCGCCGAGAGCATGATCGCCGCCATCCTGGCCGCCGGGGAGCTGGCCCGGGTGGCCGCGTGAGGAGGGTCGCACCGATGACCGTCAGCCCCGGCCCGCGAGGGGGGCGCATCCGCCTGCGCGGGACGCTCGACTGGTTCATCAAAGGGCACGGGCTGGGCAACGACTACCTGGTCGTCGACCCCGCCGCCCTCACCTTCCCGCTGACGCCGCCGGCGGTGCGGGCGATCTGCGACCGGCACACCGGGGTGGGCAGCGACGGGATCCTCGCCCTCGGCCCTTCGACCGCCGCCGACGTGGGGGTGCGCATCTTCAACCCCGACGGCAGCGAGGCGGAGAAGAGCGGCAACGGCCTGCGCATCCTGGCGCGGGTGCTCTACGACCATGGCTTCGTGCGCCGCCGGGCCTTCACCGTCGAAACCGCGGGCGGGGTGGCCCGCGCCCTGCTGGAGGGGCGGGCGGGCGCGGTCGAGGCGATCGCGGTGGACGTCGGCCGCGTGACCTTCGACAGCACGGCCGTGCCGGTGACGGGTCCGCCTCGCGAGGTCGTGGACGAGCCGCTGCCGGTCGAGGGCGAGCCCGAGCCGGTCCGCGTGACCGCCCTCTCGGTGGGCAACCCCCACTGCGTCGTCTTCGTGCCCGCCCTCGACCCCGCGGTGCTCCACCGGCTGGGGCCGCGCCTGGAGACCCACCCGGCCTTCCCCCGGCGCACGAACGTGCAGCTCGTCCAGGTGGTGGCGCGCGACCGGCTGGCCATTCTCATCTGGGAGCGCGGCGTGGGCCCCACCCAGGCCTCGGGGACGAGCGCCTGTGCGGCCGCCGCCGCGGCGGTGCGGGGAGGCCTGACCGACCGGCACGTCACCGTGGCGATGCCCGGGGGAGACCTCCAGGTGACGGTCGCTGAGGACTGGGCCCTGCAGTTGCGTGGGCCGGCCGAGGAGGTGTGCGTGGGGCGCTTCACCGGCGGGCTGCTGGCCCGGTTGCGTGGGGAGGCGACACGGGAAGGGGCCGCGGTGGGCGGCGGCGTGCGGCGCGGGGAGGCCGTGTCGTGACCGCCCCGGATGCGCCGTTCGCTGGGTGGCTGGAGGCGTGGACGGAGACGCGCCGCCTCACCTACGACCTGCTAGCCGCCCTCCCCTATGCCGTGATGAACTTCTCCCCGCACCCCGACTTCGGGACCTTCATCCGCCAGATCCGGCACGTCGGGGACGTGCAGCGCGCGTTCGTCGTCGGGCTGGCCTCGGGCCAGATGCCGTCCTGGCGCGGCCCGCGGAGCCGGGAGCTGGAGCGTTCCCGCGAGGAGGTGGCGGCCTACCTGCGCCGGCTCGACGCGGAGCTCACCGAGACCCTCCGCACGGCCGGAGGGAGCGGCGTGCGCGAGGTGCGGTGGGACGGGGAGGTCGTGACCGTGGCGCGTCACCTCGACCGCCTGCTGGCGCACGAAGTGCTGCACCAGGGGCTGTGGATCTTCTACGCCCACATCGCCGACCTGCCGCTGCCGACGAGCTGGACGCAGCGCTGGCCCGGGCTGGCAGCACCGAGCACCTGACCGGTCGGCTGCGGCCGCCGCGCCCGACCGGGTGGGCCGGAGCGGATCCGGTCAGACGGGGTAGCCGAGCGCCCGCAGCGTCTCGCGGCCTTCGGGGGTCAGGCGCGCGGGGGTCCACGGCGGGCTCCAGACGAAGTCGACACGCACCTGCCTGGCGCCCACGGCCTGGAGGCGGTTCTCGATCTCCCGCGCGATCGTCGGGCCGATGGGGCAGCCGAGCGCCGTCAGCGTCATGCGGATGGCCACGTCGTTACCCGCGAGCGCCACGTCGTAGACGAGCCCCAGGTCCCAGATGTTCACCGGGATTTCCGGATCGTAGACCGTCTGCAGGACCTGGATCACCTGCTCCCTGGTGAGGGTCTCCCCCATCGCCTCGCTTGACATGCCGCTCCCTCCCGTGCGACGATCGCGATGGTCGGTCGTCAGACCATTAGACCTTTCTGGAGCCTCCAGGTCAAGAAGGTAGCGGAGCCGATGGAGACCGTCCTCACCCCGCCCACCTTCCGTCCCGTCCGGCGCCAGCGTGTCTTCCAGGAGGTGGCCGCCCAGCTCCGGCAGCAGATCGCCGAAGGACGCTTCCGCCCGGGCGACCGGCTCCCCTCCGAGCGCGAGCTGGCCGAGGCCTTCGGCGTCAGCCGGGCCTCGGTGCGCGATGCCATCCGGGTGCTCGAGCTGGCCGGCCTGGTCGAGCCGCGGCAGGGCGAGGGGACGGTCGTGCGCGAGCTCACCCTCGACGCCTTGGTCTCTCCGCTGGCCGCGGTGCTGGCCCACGAGGGTCACTACCTGCCAGCCCTCCTGGACGCCCGGACCATCATCGAGCCGCCGGTGGCCTACCGGGCCGCCCGGCATGCCAGCGACGAGGACATCGCGGCGCTGGAGGAGATCCTCGCCCGTCAGGCCGCCCGCGTGGCGGCCGGCGAGCTGGCCATCGACGAGGACACCGCCTTCCACTACCGACTGGGCGTGGCGGCGGGGAACCCCGTCCTGTTGAGGCTGGTGGACGTGCTCATGGACCTGCTGCACGAGAGCCGGGTGCGGTCGCTGGGCGTCCCCGGGCGGCCGGAGCGGTCGCTGGCGGGCCACCGGCGCATCCTGGCCGCCGTCCGCGCGCACGATCCCGAGGGGGCCAGCGCGGCGATGCGCCAGCACCTGGAGGAGATCGGCGAGATGCTGGCCGCGGCCCGGCCGGAGCGGGCGGGGCGCAGCCGGGGCTGAGGGGACCGAGCCGGAGAGCGGGAGGCGGGGCATGGCTACCTACGCGGTCGAGGTCGTCTACCGGGGGATCTTCCAGAAGACCCTGGCCAAGAACATCACCCGCGGCATCGTGCTGGCCGCGGTGCAGGAGGGCAAGACCGGGATCGCCTTCGGGCGGTACGGGGACAGCCCCGAGCGAAACGGCATCCCGGCCAAGAACTTCGCCATCGTCGCCGACGACGCGGAGGAGCTCGAGGCCAGCATGGCCCAGTACGAGCCCAAGGCGGTGGACATCACCATCGCCGTGGACGACACGCTCTGCAAGGGCGTGGAGTCGTGGGCCTGGTACGGGCTGCAGCCCATCAACCGGCTGACCAAGCCGGGCGGCTACGTCGTCGTCACCACCATGCTCCCCTTCGAGGAGCTGCTCACGATGACGCACGCCAAGGGCGACCCCTACCACCTGGCCGTGGTGCGCGGGCTGCCGTCGTTTTCGGGACTGTGGGTCTACAAAGACGACCACACCGACGTGCGCATGCTGGGCGCCATCGCCCGGCTCAAACCGGAACTGCTCTCCCTGGCGGCGGTGGAGGCGGCCATCCGCGAGGAGTGGGGGGACGAGCTGAAGGTCCTCTCCGCCCGCCGGGCGCACGAGCGGGTCGAGACACTGCTCGTCCCGCCGGGAACCGGGAACCCGGAGACCCCCTACGAGTTCGAGCTGCCCAGGTGGTGGGAGCTGCGGGAGGGGCTGACCATCCCAGCCATCCGGACCGCTGACGGGGCGGCGGGGGAGGCGTTGGTCGACCCGGCCACGGGCACGGCCGGCGGGTGGCGGCCGGCGCGCAACCCGTACTTCAAGAAGTTCACCACCCGCACCATGCGCCCGGTGGTGGACTTCGACACCTGCGTGAAGTGCACGCTGTGCTGGCTGCAGTGCCCCGACTCCTGCTTCGACGTCACCCCCGACGGCTTCTACGACGCCAACCTGGAGGCGTGCTGCGGCTGCGGCGTGTGCGAGGCGGTCTGCCCGGTGGCCAACTGCATCACCATGGTCAACGAGGCCGCCTTCACCGACCACCGCAGCCAGTGGGAGATGTGGAAGGCCGACCCGGCCGCCTACAAGGTGTGGGTGCAGGAGAAAATCCGGCACCGCCCGGAGCGCTCCCACGGCTTCCGCTACCGCGGCCAGTACCAGGAGCAGATCCAGGCCATGGTGGCATCCGGCGTGCCGGCCGGCCCGGGCCAGGAGGCGCTGACCGAGCAGGTGGCGCACGACACCGTCGAGCCGAGCGCGGGAGGGAACTGAGATGGCCAGGGTGGTGGAGCCCCGGGTCGCCCCGGGGGTGGAGGAGCAGGAGCGCGAGGAGCTCATCAGCGGCAGCGAGGCCATCGCCGTGGCCTGCAAGCTGGCCGACGTCGACGTCATCACCGCCTACCCCATCCGCCCCTACGACACGGTGATGCAGTACGTGGCCAAGCTGGTGGCCAACGGCCAGCTCGACTGCGAGTACATCGTCGCGGAGAGCGAGCACTCCCAGTTCGAGATCGTCAAGCACGCCTCCGCCGCCGGCGCGCGAGTCTTCTGCGGCAGCAGCGGGGTGGGCTGGATGTACGCCTTCGAGGCCCTCACCGTCACCCCGGCGCTGCGCATCCCCATGGTGGCCATGGTGGGCAACCGGGCCCTCGACGACCCGGGCGCCTTCGGCGTCGAGCACAACGACGCGCTGGCCGTGCGTGACCTGGGGTGGATGCTGGTCTGGGTGGACACGGCCCAGGAGGCCCTGGACACCGCTCTCATCGCCTACCGGGTGGCCGAGGACCGCCGCGTCTTCCTCCCCTGCGCCATCGCCTGCGACGGGGCCTTCCTCACCCACTCCCAGGCCATCGTGAAGGTCCCCCCGCAGGCGTGGGTGGACCGCTTCCTCCCGCCCTACGACCGCGGCGACCTGCTCCTCCACCCCGACAACCCTATCACCGTGGCCCCGCAGGTGAACGAGGACTGGCTGATGGAGCTGCGCAAGCAGAACGACGAAGCGATGAAGCGGGCGCGCACGGTGATCGCCGAGGCCTACCGGGAGTTCGAGGCCATCTTCGGGCGGGCCTACGGCAACCCGTTCTTCGAGGAGTACCAGACCGCGGATGCCGACGTCGTCCTGGTGGGCATGGGCACCCTCTCCATGCCGGTGAAGGTGGCCATCCGCCGGCTGCGGCAGGAGGGGCACCGGGTCGGGCTGGTGCGGCTGCGCTGGTTCCGCCCCTTCCCCACCGAGGAGCTGCAGGCGACCCTCAGCCGCTTCCGGGCCGTGGGCGTGATCGACCGCGACTACGCCTTCGGGTCCCCCTACACCAGCGGGGTGGTGGCCAACGAGGTGCGGGCGGCGCTCTACGACGCGCCGCAGCGCCCGCCCGTCGTCGGGTTCATCTCCGGACTGGGCGGCCGCGAGGTCACCGTGCCCGACGTCTACCGCATGGTGGCCCTGCTGGAGCAGGCGGCGGCGGGGACGCGCGTCGCCCCCACGCACTGGATCGGGATCCGCGAGTAGAGGAGGGAGGAGACATGGCCGACGCCGTCCAGACGGTGCCGACGCCGACGCTGGAGCCCATCAAGGGCGTCAAGAAGGTCCCGCTGGAGGAGTACTTCACCTCCGGCCACCGGACCTGCCAGGGGTGTGAGTCGGCCCTGGTGATGAAGCTCATGGTCAAGGCCGCCGGGCCGCGCACCATCGTGCTGGGGAGCACGGGGTGTATGTACGTGGCCAACACCACCTACTACAGCACCTCCTGGGTGGTCCCCTGGATGCACACCCAGCTCGGCAGCAGCGGCTCGGCCGGGCTGGGGACGGCGGCGGCGCTGCGGGTCCTCATGCGCAAGGGCAAGCTCAAGCTCGAGCCGATCAACGTCATCGCCTTCTGCGGCGACGGCGGCGGGGCGGACATGGGACTGTCGGCCATCTCCGCCGCCTTGACCCACACCGACTACAACTTCCTCATCCTCCTCTACGACAACGAGTCCTACGCCAACACCGACATCCAGCTCTCCGGGCTGACCCCCTACGGGGCCCACACCACCTTCAGCCCGCCGGGGAAGATGAAGCGCATCCTGCACCACCGCTGGAAGAAGAACGTGGCCGGGATGCTGGCCGCTGGCCATCCGGAGTGCCGCTACGTGGCCACCGTCTGCGCCTCCTACGCCGTGGACATGATGAACAAGGTCCGCCGGGCGCTCAGCATCGGCGGCCCCACCTTCATCCACTCCCTGGACCCCTGCCCCAAGGGGTGGGACTACGACCCGATGCTCTCCCACGAGCTGGGGGAGCTGGCCGTGAACACGGGGATCTGGCCGCTCTACGAGGTGGAGGACCACAGGCTCAAGCTGTACGGCCGCACCCGGGCCATCGCCGAGAAGCGGGCCCGGCGGCTGCCCGTGCGCGACTACCTGCTCAAGCAGGGGCGCTTCGCCCACTTCACCGACGACGACATCGACTACTTCCAGGCGAAGGTGGACGAGATGTGGGAGCGGTGGATCATCCCCGGCGTCATCCCCTTCGCCAGCGACATCGTGAACGACCGGCCGCCCCAGTGACGGGCGGCCGGTCGGCGCGAAGGGGGTGAGGCCCGTCGGGAGACCGTGATCTGACCGCGCACCGGGGCACGCGCAGACTCTCGTCAGGGGGGGTGAAACCCGTGCGCCAGGAGGACGTGCGGATCGGAACCGTGACGCTCCTCGTCCTCGGCCTGCTCGTGGCATTACCGGTGACCGCCGCGCCGGCGTGGGCACCGCGCCGGCCCATCGAGTGGACCATCCCCGCCGGGACCGGCGGGGGCGCCGACCAGCAGGCGCGCTTCATGGCGCCGCTGATCGAGAAGTACCGCCTCTCCCCGCAGCCCTTCATCCCCGTGAACCGCCCGGCCGGGGCGGGGGCGCAGGCCTTCCTCTGGATGGTGGACAAGGCCGGGGACCCGCACACCATCCTCATCACCCTGGACAACCTCTTCGCCACCCCCATCGCCCAGGTGATCCGCAACCGGGACGGGTCCCGCTTCACCTGGCGCTCGCTCACGCCCATCGCCCGCCTCCTGCTCGACAACTTCGTCCTCACCGTGCACCACGACGCGCCCTGGAAGACGGTGGCGGAGTTCGAGCGGGCGGCCAAGGCGGCCCCGCGCGGCAGCATCAAGATGGCCGGCACGGGGTCGAAGCAGGAGGACGAGATCATCATGGTGATGCTCGAGCAGGCCTGGGGCGTCGACTTCACCTACGTCCCCTTCCCCGGCGGCGGGGCGGTGGCGGCGGCGCTCGTGGGCAAGCAGGTCGACTTCACCGTGAACAACCCCCTGGAGATGGTGGGGCACTGGGAGGCCGGGCGGGTGCGCCCGCTGGCCATCTTCGCCAGCGAGCGCGTGCCCGTCGCCCGCTGGCGGGAGATCCCCACCATGCGCGAGCTGGGCTTCCCCATCGAGTACCAGATGCTGCGCGGCATCTTCGGGACGCAGAACATGCCGGCCGAGGCGGTGGCCTTCTACCAGGAGGTCTTCCGCCGGCTGATGGACACGGAAGAGATGGCCGACTTCATCGAGCGGGGGGCCTTCCTGGCTGGAGAGCAAGGACCGCACCGTCCGCGAGCTGATGGTCAAGGGCGGCCTGGCCACCGGCAGCTGAGGCGTGCCGCGGGGCGGGCCCGTGCGCCCNNNNNNNNNNNNNNNNNNNNNNNNNNNNNNNNNNNNNNNNNNNNNNNNNNNNNNNNNNNNNNNNNNNNNNNNNNNNNNNNNNNNNNNNNNNNNNNNNNNNCTGGCTGGAGAGCAAGGACCGCACCGTCCGCGAGCTGATGGTCAAGGGCGGCCTGGCCACCGGCAGCTGAGGCGTGCCGCGGGGCGGGCCCGTGCGCCCGCCCCGCGGGCCGTGACGCGGGCCGCCCGGGCCGGTGAGGCGGCGCGAGAGGGGGGAGCGAGGTGCGACGGGCGGAGGTCCTGATGGCCGCGGGGCTGCTCGCCTTCGCCGTGGTGATGCTCCGGCAGGCGCTGCACCTGCCGGTGGGCTGGACGGCCACGGGGCCGGGCGCGGGGTTCTTCCCCTTCTGGCTCGCCCTCGGCGTGGGCGTGGTGGCGGTGGTGCTCCTCTGGCAGGCCGTGCGCGTGCCCGCCGCCGAAGGGGCGCTCGTCCCCGTCGGCGCCTGGAAGCCGCTGCTCGTCGTCTTCCTCCCCATCGTCGCCACCATCGCGCTGCTGGGCGTGCTGGGGCTCTACCTGGGCGGGGCGCTCTACCTGGCCGGGTACACGCGCCTGGTGGGACGGCACCGCTGGCCCTTCGTCGTCGCGGTCAGCGTGCTGGTGCCGCTCGGGCTCTTCCTGATCTTCGAGCGGTGGTTCCTCCTGCCCATGCCCAAGGGCGCAGTCCTGGAGTGGCTCCTCTACGGGCGGTGAGCCGGTGGCCCTGCTGAACGTCTTCGCCGATCTGCTCTACGGGCTGGGGGTGGCCGCCACCCCGTACAACCTGACCGTGGCCGTCATCGGCCTGCTGCTGGGCACCGCCATCGGGGTGCTGCCGGGCCTCGGGGGGACGAACGGGGTGGCGCTGTTGCTGCCGCTCACCTTCAACCTGACGCCCACCGCGGCGATCATCCTGCTGGCCTCGGTGTACTGGGGGGCGATCTTCGGGGGCGCCATCACCTCCATTCTCTTCAACATCCCCGGCGAGCCCTGGTCGGTGGCCACCACCTTCGACGGCCACCCCCTGGCCAAGCAGGGGCGGGCAGGGATGGCCCTCACCGCGGCGTTCACCTCCTCCTTCATCGGCGCGCTGGTCGCCATCGTCCTCTTCACCTTCTTCGCGCCCCCGCTGGCGGAGTGGGCGCTGCGCTTCGGACCGCCGGAGAACTTCGCGGTGCTCATGCTCGCCTTCGCCACCTTCGCCGGGCTCGGGGGCGGGAAGCCCGCCAAGACCATCCTCATGACCCTGCTGGGGCTGCTCCTCAGCACCATGGGGTTCGACATCGTCACCGGCCAGCCGCGCATGCACTTTGGGCTCGTCTCCCTGCAGAGCGGCATCAACTTCATCGTCATCGCCATCGGCCTCTTCGGCCTGGGGGAGATCTTCCTCACGGTGGAGGAGGGGCTGCGGCTGGAGGGGGTCCGGGGGCGCATCAGTTTCCGCGACCTGTGGGAGACCTGGGCCCGTTTCCCTCGGTACGTCGCCACCCTGGTGCGGGCCACGCTGCTCGGCTTCTGGATCGGCGTCCTCCCGGGGACGGGGGCCACCCCGGCGTCCTTCATGAGCTACGGCCTGGCCAAGCAGCTGAGCAAGGAGCCGGAGAAGTTCGGTAAAGGCTCGGTCGAGGGGGTGGTGGCGCCGGAGACGGCGGCGCACGCCGCGGGCATTGGGGCGCTGCTGCCCATGGTGACGCTGGGCATCCCCGGCTCGCCGACGGCGGCAGTGATGCTGGCGGGGTTCTTCATCTGGGGGCTCAACCCCGGGCCGCTGCTCTTCACCACCCAGCGGGAGTTCGTCTGGGGGCTCATCGGCTCGATGTACCTGGCCAACGTCATCGGCGTGCTCATCGTGCTCACGCTGGTGCCGGCCTTTGCCGCGATCAACCGCATCCCCTTCGCGCTGCTGGCCCCGCTCATCGTCATCCTCTCCAGCATCGGTGCCTACGCGGTGAACAACCAGACCCTGGACCTGTGGATCATGCTGGGGGCCGGGGTGGCCGGCTACCTGTTCAGGAAGCTGGACTACCCGCTGGCGCCGCTGGTGGTCGCCCTGGTGCTGGGCGACATGACGGAGCAGGCGCTGCGCCAGTCGCTGATCATGGGGCAGGGATCCTTTGCCATCTTCGTCACACGGCCGATCGCCCTGGCCTTCCTGGCCGGGGCGGCGGTGCTGTTCCTGCTCCCCCTCTACCGCGCCCTGCGCAACGGCCGGCGCCCGCGGCCGCTGCGGCCGGCCGAGGCCAAACTCGAAGCTTAACCCGCGCCCCGTCAGGACACGGCCGCCTGCTATCCTACTCTTCTGTCCGGCCCGACTATCCTGTCCGGCCCGACCGCGGTGGCCAGCACTCTCCTCATGACCCGGAGGCGCGACGATGGCAGCCGGTCCCGCCAGGAAGATCCTCTACGTGGTCCTCGACGGCGCCGGGGACCGGCCCGCCGCCGCCCTGGGCGGCCGGACCCCGCTGGCCGCCGCCCAGACGCCCCACCTCGACCGGCTGGCCGCCCGGGGCCAGCTCGGGCTGGTCTACACCGTCGGCCCGGAGATCGCGCCGGAGTCGGACGTGGCCGTCACCGCCATCCTCGGCTACGACCCGCACACCGCCCACGTCGGCCGCGGCCCGCTCGAAGCCCTGGGCGCAGGGGTCCGGTTTCGGGAAGGCGACCTGGCGCTGCGCGGCAACTTCGCCACGCTGGGCAGCGGGTGGCGGATCGTCGACCGCCGCGTCGGCCGCACCCTGACGGCGGAGGAGGCCCGGGCCCTGGCGGAGGCGGTGACGGCGGAGGTCCGGTTGGACGAGGTCCCGGCCGAGGTGGAGGTGCGCGCGTCCGTCG
This genomic interval carries:
- the pdxA gene encoding 4-hydroxythreonine-4-phosphate dehydrogenase PdxA — protein: MSASTPPLPRVAVTLGDPAGIGPEIVLRAVADPRVQSRVVAVVVGDARVLQRAAQVTGVHVPFAEDGPVRLIDLANVDHRLQWGRVQASAGAAAGQFVERAVQEALARRVDALATAPINKEALWRAGYRYPGHTEMLGALTGRPDPLTMFLVRVPGGERRVLRIFFLTRHLALREALDRITRERIEAILPRMDAALRRIGVAAPRLAVAALNPHAGEGGALGREEQEQIAPAVEAARQRGVQVEGPIPADAVFAQAAEGRYDAVLALYHDQGHIAAKTLDFHGTVSVTLGLPFIRTSVDHGTAFDIAGRGVARAESMIAAILAAGELARVAA
- the dapF gene encoding diaminopimelate epimerase, which gives rise to MTVSPGPRGGRIRLRGTLDWFIKGHGLGNDYLVVDPAALTFPLTPPAVRAICDRHTGVGSDGILALGPSTAADVGVRIFNPDGSEAEKSGNGLRILARVLYDHGFVRRRAFTVETAGGVARALLEGRAGAVEAIAVDVGRVTFDSTAVPVTGPPREVVDEPLPVEGEPEPVRVTALSVGNPHCVVFVPALDPAVLHRLGPRLETHPAFPRRTNVQLVQVVARDRLAILIWERGVGPTQASGTSACAAAAAAVRGGLTDRHVTVAMPGGDLQVTVAEDWALQLRGPAEEVCVGRFTGGLLARLRGEATREGAAVGGGVRRGEAVS
- a CDS encoding DinB family protein: MTAPDAPFAGWLEAWTETRRLTYDLLAALPYAVMNFSPHPDFGTFIRQIRHVGDVQRAFVVGLASGQMPSWRGPRSRELERSREEVAAYLRRLDAELTETLRTAGGSGVREVRWDGEVVTVARHLDRLLAHEVLHQGLWIFYAHIADLPLPTSWTQRWPGLAAPST
- a CDS encoding iron-sulfur cluster assembly protein, whose protein sequence is MSSEAMGETLTREQVIQVLQTVYDPEIPVNIWDLGLVYDVALAGNDVAIRMTLTALGCPIGPTIAREIENRLQAVGARQVRVDFVWSPPWTPARLTPEGRETLRALGYPV
- a CDS encoding FadR/GntR family transcriptional regulator; translated protein: METVLTPPTFRPVRRQRVFQEVAAQLRQQIAEGRFRPGDRLPSERELAEAFGVSRASVRDAIRVLELAGLVEPRQGEGTVVRELTLDALVSPLAAVLAHEGHYLPALLDARTIIEPPVAYRAARHASDEDIAALEEILARQAARVAAGELAIDEDTAFHYRLGVAAGNPVLLRLVDVLMDLLHESRVRSLGVPGRPERSLAGHRRILAAVRAHDPEGASAAMRQHLEEIGEMLAAARPERAGRSRG
- a CDS encoding 4Fe-4S dicluster-binding protein, with protein sequence MATYAVEVVYRGIFQKTLAKNITRGIVLAAVQEGKTGIAFGRYGDSPERNGIPAKNFAIVADDAEELEASMAQYEPKAVDITIAVDDTLCKGVESWAWYGLQPINRLTKPGGYVVVTTMLPFEELLTMTHAKGDPYHLAVVRGLPSFSGLWVYKDDHTDVRMLGAIARLKPELLSLAAVEAAIREEWGDELKVLSARRAHERVETLLVPPGTGNPETPYEFELPRWWELREGLTIPAIRTADGAAGEALVDPATGTAGGWRPARNPYFKKFTTRTMRPVVDFDTCVKCTLCWLQCPDSCFDVTPDGFYDANLEACCGCGVCEAVCPVANCITMVNEAAFTDHRSQWEMWKADPAAYKVWVQEKIRHRPERSHGFRYRGQYQEQIQAMVASGVPAGPGQEALTEQVAHDTVEPSAGGN
- a CDS encoding pyruvate ferredoxin oxidoreductase; this encodes MARVVEPRVAPGVEEQEREELISGSEAIAVACKLADVDVITAYPIRPYDTVMQYVAKLVANGQLDCEYIVAESEHSQFEIVKHASAAGARVFCGSSGVGWMYAFEALTVTPALRIPMVAMVGNRALDDPGAFGVEHNDALAVRDLGWMLVWVDTAQEALDTALIAYRVAEDRRVFLPCAIACDGAFLTHSQAIVKVPPQAWVDRFLPPYDRGDLLLHPDNPITVAPQVNEDWLMELRKQNDEAMKRARTVIAEAYREFEAIFGRAYGNPFFEEYQTADADVVLVGMGTLSMPVKVAIRRLRQEGHRVGLVRLRWFRPFPTEELQATLSRFRAVGVIDRDYAFGSPYTSGVVANEVRAALYDAPQRPPVVGFISGLGGREVTVPDVYRMVALLEQAAAGTRVAPTHWIGIRE
- a CDS encoding thiamine pyrophosphate-dependent enzyme; amino-acid sequence: MADAVQTVPTPTLEPIKGVKKVPLEEYFTSGHRTCQGCESALVMKLMVKAAGPRTIVLGSTGCMYVANTTYYSTSWVVPWMHTQLGSSGSAGLGTAAALRVLMRKGKLKLEPINVIAFCGDGGGADMGLSAISAALTHTDYNFLILLYDNESYANTDIQLSGLTPYGAHTTFSPPGKMKRILHHRWKKNVAGMLAAGHPECRYVATVCASYAVDMMNKVRRALSIGGPTFIHSLDPCPKGWDYDPMLSHELGELAVNTGIWPLYEVEDHRLKLYGRTRAIAEKRARRLPVRDYLLKQGRFAHFTDDDIDYFQAKVDEMWERWIIPGVIPFASDIVNDRPPQ
- a CDS encoding tripartite tricarboxylate transporter substrate binding protein, which produces MRIGTVTLLVLGLLVALPVTAAPAWAPRRPIEWTIPAGTGGGADQQARFMAPLIEKYRLSPQPFIPVNRPAGAGAQAFLWMVDKAGDPHTILITLDNLFATPIAQVIRNRDGSRFTWRSLTPIARLLLDNFVLTVHHDAPWKTVAEFERAAKAAPRGSIKMAGTGSKQEDEIIMVMLEQAWGVDFTYVPFPGGGAVAAALVGKQVDFTVNNPLEMVGHWEAGRVRPLAIFASERVPVARWREIPTMRELGFPIEYQMLRGIFGTQNMPAEAVAFYQEVFRRLMDTEEMADFIERGAFLAGEQGPHRPRADGQGRPGHRQLRRAAGRARAP
- a CDS encoding tripartite tricarboxylate transporter TctB family protein, translating into MAAGLLAFAVVMLRQALHLPVGWTATGPGAGFFPFWLALGVGVVAVVLLWQAVRVPAAEGALVPVGAWKPLLVVFLPIVATIALLGVLGLYLGGALYLAGYTRLVGRHRWPFVVAVSVLVPLGLFLIFERWFLLPMPKGAVLEWLLYGR
- a CDS encoding tripartite tricarboxylate transporter permease gives rise to the protein MNVFADLLYGLGVAATPYNLTVAVIGLLLGTAIGVLPGLGGTNGVALLLPLTFNLTPTAAIILLASVYWGAIFGGAITSILFNIPGEPWSVATTFDGHPLAKQGRAGMALTAAFTSSFIGALVAIVLFTFFAPPLAEWALRFGPPENFAVLMLAFATFAGLGGGKPAKTILMTLLGLLLSTMGFDIVTGQPRMHFGLVSLQSGINFIVIAIGLFGLGEIFLTVEEGLRLEGVRGRISFRDLWETWARFPRYVATLVRATLLGFWIGVLPGTGATPASFMSYGLAKQLSKEPEKFGKGSVEGVVAPETAAHAAGIGALLPMVTLGIPGSPTAAVMLAGFFIWGLNPGPLLFTTQREFVWGLIGSMYLANVIGVLIVLTLVPAFAAINRIPFALLAPLIVILSSIGAYAVNNQTLDLWIMLGAGVAGYLFRKLDYPLAPLVVALVLGDMTEQALRQSLIMGQGSFAIFVTRPIALAFLAGAAVLFLLPLYRALRNGRRPRPLRPAEAKLEA